One region of Azoarcus sp. CIB genomic DNA includes:
- the gatB gene encoding Asp-tRNA(Asn)/Glu-tRNA(Gln) amidotransferase subunit GatB: MSRSDWEVVIGLEVHAQLNTASKIFSGASTAFGAEPNVQACAVDIALPGVLPVLNRGAVERAIRFGLAIGANVAAKSVFARKNYFYPDLPKGYQISQFELPVVQGGEITIRVGEGEKAYEKTVQLTRAHLEEDAGKSLHEDFHGMSGIDLNRAGTPLLEIVSEPDMRSSAEAVAYARALHALVRWIDICDGNMQEGSFRCDANVSVRHPGGPLGTRREIKNLNSFRFLQQAIDFEVQWQIATIEDGGKIQQATVLFDPDTGETRMMRSKEDAHDYRYFPDPDLLPLVIAPEWKARVQSEMPELPGAMKARFIEQWGLSAYDATTLTASKEIASFYQATVEAAGVPLAKPCANWVMGDLAARLNKAELDASASPVSPAQLAGLVQRIADGTISNNIGKKVFEALWNGEGASADAIIEAQGLRQTNDAGAIEAMIDEVLAANQKSVEEFRAGKEKAFNALVGQVMKASKGKANPAQVNELLKRKLEG; encoded by the coding sequence ATGAGCAGATCGGATTGGGAAGTCGTCATCGGGCTGGAAGTGCATGCCCAGCTCAACACCGCGTCGAAGATCTTTTCCGGCGCCAGCACCGCCTTCGGCGCCGAGCCGAACGTGCAGGCCTGCGCCGTCGACATCGCGCTGCCCGGCGTGCTGCCGGTGCTGAACCGCGGCGCCGTCGAGCGCGCGATCCGCTTCGGCCTCGCAATCGGCGCGAACGTCGCGGCGAAGAGCGTGTTCGCGCGCAAGAACTACTTCTACCCGGATCTGCCGAAGGGCTACCAGATCAGCCAGTTCGAGCTGCCGGTGGTGCAGGGCGGCGAAATCACGATCCGCGTCGGTGAAGGGGAGAAAGCCTACGAGAAGACCGTGCAGCTAACGCGCGCCCATCTCGAGGAAGACGCCGGCAAGTCCCTGCACGAGGACTTCCACGGCATGAGCGGCATCGACCTCAACCGTGCCGGCACGCCGCTGCTGGAAATCGTCTCCGAACCCGACATGCGCTCCTCGGCCGAGGCGGTCGCCTACGCCCGCGCGCTCCATGCGCTGGTACGCTGGATCGACATCTGCGACGGCAACATGCAGGAAGGCTCGTTCCGCTGCGACGCCAACGTCTCCGTGCGCCACCCCGGCGGGCCGCTCGGCACGCGCCGCGAGATCAAGAACCTGAACTCCTTCCGCTTCCTGCAGCAGGCCATCGACTTCGAAGTGCAGTGGCAGATCGCCACCATCGAGGACGGCGGCAAGATCCAGCAGGCGACCGTGCTGTTCGATCCCGACACCGGCGAGACGCGCATGATGCGCTCGAAGGAAGACGCCCACGACTACCGCTATTTCCCCGATCCCGACCTGCTGCCACTGGTGATCGCGCCGGAATGGAAAGCGCGCGTGCAGTCGGAGATGCCCGAGCTGCCGGGCGCGATGAAAGCCCGCTTCATCGAGCAATGGGGCCTCTCGGCCTACGACGCGACGACGCTCACCGCCTCGAAGGAAATCGCGTCCTTCTATCAAGCCACCGTCGAAGCCGCCGGCGTGCCGCTCGCCAAGCCCTGCGCCAACTGGGTCATGGGCGATCTCGCCGCCCGTCTCAACAAGGCCGAACTCGACGCTTCCGCGTCCCCGGTCTCGCCCGCCCAGCTCGCCGGCCTCGTGCAGCGCATCGCCGACGGCACCATCTCGAACAACATAGGCAAGAAGGTGTTCGAAGCCCTGTGGAACGGCGAGGGTGCCAGTGCGGACGCCATCATCGAAGCCCAGGGCCTGCGCCAGACCAACGACGCCGGCGCGATCGAGGCAATGATCGACGAAGTCCTCGCGGCGAACCAGAAGTCGGTCGAGGAGTTCCGCGCCGGCAAGGAGAAGGCCTTCAACGCGCTCGTCGGCCAGGTCATGAAGGCGAGCAAGGGCAAGGCCAACCCGGCGCAGGTCAACGAACTGCTGAAACGCAAGCTGGAAGGCTGA